In a single window of the Anaerotruncus rubiinfantis genome:
- the serS gene encoding serine--tRNA ligase, with translation MLDIKFLRTNPEVVKENIRKKFQDEKLPLVDEVIEMDQQFRDAKTRCDYLRSQRNTISKQIGGLMAKGQKEEAEAAKAQVTAMADELAALEVKEDELAAEIRKRMLVIPNIIDPTVPIGKDDSENVELEKFGEPVVPDFEVPYHVDIMERLHGIDLDSARKTSGNGFYYLCGDIARLHSAILSYARDFMIDRGFTYYIPPFMIRSNVVTGVMSFAEMENMMYKIEGEDLYLIGTSEHSMIGKFIDTILDEDKLPQTLTSYSPCFRKEVGAHGIEERGVYRIHQFEKQEMIVVCKPEESPMWYEKLWNNTVDFFRSLDIPVRTLECCSGDLADLKVKSLDVEAWSPRQKKYFEVGSCSNLGDAQARRLGIRIRSKEKGNYFAHTLNNTVVAPPRMLIAFLENNLQADGSVRIPQPLQMYMGGKTAITE, from the coding sequence ATGTTAGACATCAAATTTTTGCGGACGAATCCGGAAGTCGTAAAGGAGAACATCCGCAAGAAATTTCAGGACGAAAAGCTCCCGCTGGTGGATGAAGTCATCGAAATGGATCAGCAGTTCCGGGATGCCAAGACCCGCTGCGATTATCTGCGCAGCCAGCGCAACACGATCAGCAAACAGATTGGCGGCCTGATGGCGAAAGGGCAGAAGGAAGAGGCCGAAGCCGCCAAGGCGCAGGTCACTGCGATGGCGGATGAGCTGGCCGCGCTGGAAGTGAAGGAGGATGAGCTTGCTGCTGAGATCCGCAAACGCATGCTGGTGATTCCGAATATCATCGATCCCACGGTCCCGATTGGGAAAGACGACAGCGAGAACGTTGAACTGGAGAAATTTGGCGAACCGGTTGTTCCGGATTTCGAGGTGCCGTATCATGTGGATATCATGGAGCGGCTGCACGGCATCGACCTTGATTCCGCCCGTAAGACAAGCGGAAACGGCTTCTATTACCTCTGCGGCGACATCGCCCGCCTGCATTCCGCGATCCTCTCGTATGCCCGCGATTTCATGATCGACCGGGGCTTCACCTATTATATTCCGCCGTTCATGATTCGCTCGAACGTTGTCACCGGCGTTATGAGCTTTGCCGAGATGGAAAACATGATGTACAAGATCGAGGGCGAGGATCTTTACCTGATCGGTACCAGTGAGCATTCGATGATCGGCAAATTCATCGACACCATCCTCGATGAGGATAAGCTCCCACAGACACTCACCAGCTATTCGCCGTGCTTCCGCAAAGAAGTCGGCGCGCACGGCATTGAGGAGCGCGGCGTTTACCGCATCCATCAGTTCGAAAAGCAGGAGATGATCGTCGTCTGTAAACCGGAGGAGAGCCCAATGTGGTACGAGAAGCTCTGGAACAACACGGTTGACTTCTTCCGTTCGTTGGATATCCCTGTGCGCACGCTCGAATGCTGCTCGGGCGACCTGGCGGATCTGAAGGTCAAATCGCTCGACGTGGAGGCCTGGAGCCCGCGCCAGAAGAAATACTTTGAGGTCGGCAGCTGCTCGAACCTCGGTGACGCGCAGGCGCGCCGCCTGGGCATCCGTATCCGGAGCAAGGAGAAGGGGAATTATTTTGCCCACACCCTCAACAATACCGTTGTGGCTCCGCCGCGGATGCTGATCGCCTTCCTGGAGAATAATCTGCAGGCGGATGGCTCGGTCAGAATTCCACAGCCGCTGCAGATGTATATGGGCGGCAAAACTGCGATCACTGAATAA
- the rsmG gene encoding 16S rRNA (guanine(527)-N(7))-methyltransferase RsmG: protein MIDRKMLLEYAAGIGVQLGENQLDQFDLYAQTLVEWNEKINLTAIVKPEEIVVKHFVDSLCLLHEVQVPQNARLIDVGTGAGFPSVPLKIARPDLRVTLLDSLNKRVIFLEELSRRLGQRNECLHSRAEDAGKGQERRERYDVATARAVAHLRELSEYCIPFVKLGGLFAALKSGEIEQEISESGKAIQAMGGRLEEVRRFKLPDGSHRTIVLVRKISQTSTKYPRPHAKMAKNPLI, encoded by the coding sequence ATGATCGATCGGAAAATGCTGCTGGAATATGCGGCGGGGATTGGCGTGCAGCTTGGTGAAAATCAGCTTGACCAGTTTGACCTTTATGCGCAAACGCTGGTAGAATGGAATGAGAAGATCAACCTTACAGCAATTGTGAAACCGGAAGAGATTGTGGTGAAGCATTTTGTGGACAGCCTTTGTCTGCTGCATGAGGTCCAGGTCCCACAAAATGCCAGGCTGATCGATGTGGGGACTGGAGCGGGTTTCCCATCGGTGCCGCTAAAGATTGCGCGGCCTGATCTGCGGGTGACCCTGCTCGACAGCCTCAACAAGCGGGTGATTTTTCTGGAGGAACTTTCCCGGCGATTGGGACAGCGGAATGAATGCCTGCATTCCCGCGCGGAGGACGCGGGAAAAGGGCAGGAGCGCCGTGAGCGCTACGATGTAGCCACCGCGCGCGCGGTGGCGCATCTGCGGGAGCTTTCGGAGTACTGCATCCCGTTTGTAAAGTTGGGCGGGCTCTTTGCGGCCCTTAAAAGCGGGGAGATCGAACAGGAAATCAGCGAATCCGGTAAGGCAATCCAGGCAATGGGGGGGCGGCTGGAGGAGGTAAGGCGCTTCAAATTGCCTGATGGAAGTCACAGAACCATCGTATTGGTGAGAAAAATATCGCAGACGTCGACAAAATATCCACGGCCTCACGCAAAAATGGCCAAAAATCCGCTAATCTGA
- a CDS encoding ParB/RepB/Spo0J family partition protein, with protein sequence MAKAKGGLGKGLEALFVDNNTDTGAVSTLPVSEIEPNRDQPRKQFDAAALADLADSIREYGVLQPLVVRPMPDGSYQLVAGERRWRASRMAGLSEVPVVIKELTDAQTMELALIENLQREDLNPIEEANGYRELMDKFGLTQEQVSGRVGKSRPVVTNAMRLLNLPPEVQTMVSSGQISSGHARSLLSLEDAESIRQTAFEIIRKGLSVRQVEAIAKKAKAEKKGQKAAKPQTAWDQSFFTEMQLALSQTLSRKVKVEGENGKGRLIIEFYDEDDLKRLAASLEKTQE encoded by the coding sequence TTGGCAAAAGCAAAAGGCGGCCTCGGCAAAGGGTTAGAGGCGCTGTTTGTTGACAATAATACCGATACAGGGGCCGTTTCGACCCTGCCGGTCAGCGAAATCGAACCCAACCGCGACCAGCCCCGCAAGCAGTTTGACGCGGCGGCGCTGGCTGACCTGGCTGATTCGATCCGCGAGTACGGCGTGCTCCAGCCTTTGGTGGTGCGTCCCATGCCGGACGGGAGCTACCAGCTTGTGGCGGGCGAACGCCGTTGGCGCGCTTCCCGGATGGCGGGGCTTTCCGAGGTCCCTGTCGTCATTAAGGAGCTGACCGATGCGCAGACGATGGAACTCGCGCTCATCGAAAACCTGCAGCGCGAGGATCTCAACCCAATTGAGGAGGCGAACGGTTACCGCGAGCTGATGGATAAATTCGGGCTCACCCAGGAGCAGGTATCCGGCCGCGTGGGAAAATCCCGGCCGGTCGTCACCAACGCGATGCGGCTTTTAAATCTGCCGCCGGAGGTGCAGACGATGGTTTCCTCTGGGCAGATTTCATCGGGACACGCGCGGTCGCTCCTTTCGCTTGAGGATGCGGAAAGCATCCGCCAAACGGCGTTCGAAATCATCCGAAAAGGGCTCTCGGTCCGGCAGGTCGAAGCGATCGCCAAAAAGGCGAAAGCGGAAAAGAAGGGCCAAAAGGCTGCGAAACCGCAGACCGCCTGGGATCAGAGCTTTTTTACCGAGATGCAGCTCGCGCTGTCCCAGACCCTTTCCCGCAAGGTGAAGGTGGAAGGGGAAAATGGCAAAGGCCGGCTGATCATCGAATTTTATGACGAGGACGACCTCAAACGGCTTGCCGCCTCGCTTGAAAAGACACAGGAATAA
- a CDS encoding ParB/RepB/Spo0J family partition protein, protein MGIFAKQKVVNRVVLLDVDEIASNPYQPRRQFDPKAMRELADSIRQNGLLQPVTVRQNPMGGFELIAGERRLMACKMIGKEKIPAIVESFDDEKSAVFALIENLQRKDLNYFEEAAGIQQLMQHGGMTQQQVAERLGKAQSTVANKLRLLTFSEELRRKMLDSGLTERHARALLKLPDEQSVELAMMHIISQRLNVGESERYIDSLLEPDEPQEQHPKSTRLFVVKDLRIFMNTISKAVTTMKLAGIEIDTCKEEDENYINYTMRIPKKSAYRTHSA, encoded by the coding sequence ATGGGGATCTTTGCGAAACAGAAAGTTGTAAACCGTGTCGTGCTTCTCGACGTGGATGAGATCGCATCCAACCCCTATCAGCCGCGGCGGCAGTTCGACCCGAAAGCAATGCGGGAGCTCGCCGACAGCATCCGTCAGAACGGCCTGCTCCAACCGGTGACCGTCCGGCAGAACCCTATGGGAGGATTTGAACTGATTGCGGGAGAACGCAGGCTGATGGCCTGCAAAATGATTGGGAAGGAAAAAATTCCGGCAATCGTTGAAAGTTTCGACGACGAAAAATCCGCGGTATTCGCGCTGATCGAAAATTTGCAGCGCAAAGATCTGAACTACTTTGAAGAAGCGGCCGGCATCCAACAGCTGATGCAGCATGGCGGTATGACCCAGCAGCAGGTGGCGGAACGGCTTGGAAAAGCCCAGTCCACAGTGGCGAACAAACTGCGCCTGCTCACCTTCAGTGAGGAGCTGCGGCGCAAGATGCTTGATTCGGGCCTGACAGAACGGCATGCGCGTGCACTTTTAAAATTGCCGGACGAGCAGAGTGTGGAACTTGCGATGATGCATATCATCAGCCAGCGGCTGAACGTGGGGGAGAGCGAACGGTATATCGATTCGCTGCTTGAACCGGACGAGCCACAGGAACAGCACCCCAAATCCACCAGGCTTTTTGTCGTAAAGGATCTGCGGATCTTTATGAATACCATTTCAAAGGCAGTGACAACCATGAAGCTTGCGGGCATCGAGATTGACACCTGCAAGGAGGAGGATGAGAATTACATCAATTACACCATGCGCATTCCCAAGAAAAGCGCATATCGGACACACAGCGCATAA
- a CDS encoding virulence-associated E family protein, with protein sequence MNAMQPPQSIEEVKATLETTEKGGVRQSIRNCLTVFQRDPVLAGAIAYNILTDRKDIIKPIGFHRESTALTDTDMKYLLLYLEETYGLTSEKKIETAIGIVANENKYHPIRDFLNSLAWDGTERIRFCLRHFLGADVDDYTYEALKLFLLGAITRAFKPGSKFEIMLCLVGGQGAGKSTFFRLLAVRDEWFSDDLRKLDDDNVYRKLQGHWIIEMSEMMATANAKSIEEIKSFLSRQKEVYKIPYETHPADRPRQCVFGGTSNALDFLPLDRSGNRRFIPVMVYPEQAEVHILEDEAASRAYISQMWAEAMEIYRSGRYKLSFSPAMQRYLKEHQRDFMPEDTKAGMIQAYLDKYTGETVCSKQLYKEALNHTFDEPKQWEIREINEIMNQCITGWNYFSNPRMFAEYGRQKGWEREIPATDTDNPPEKSMDGFVEVTEQMELPF encoded by the coding sequence GCATACGGAACTGCCTGACCGTATTCCAGCGTGACCCGGTGCTTGCCGGGGCAATCGCCTATAACATCCTGACCGACCGAAAGGACATCATAAAGCCCATCGGTTTTCACAGAGAAAGCACAGCCCTGACCGATACAGACATGAAGTATCTGCTTCTCTATCTGGAGGAAACCTACGGGCTGACCAGTGAGAAAAAGATTGAAACCGCCATCGGGATTGTGGCGAATGAGAATAAGTACCACCCCATCCGGGATTTTCTGAACAGCCTTGCATGGGACGGGACGGAGCGCATCCGCTTCTGTCTGCGGCACTTTCTGGGGGCGGATGTGGACGATTACACCTATGAAGCCCTAAAGCTGTTTCTTTTGGGGGCGATTACAAGGGCATTTAAGCCCGGAAGCAAGTTTGAAATCATGCTGTGTCTGGTAGGCGGTCAGGGGGCTGGCAAGTCCACCTTCTTCCGTCTGCTGGCAGTCCGGGACGAGTGGTTTTCCGATGATTTGCGGAAGCTGGACGATGATAACGTGTACCGCAAGCTGCAAGGTCACTGGATAATTGAAATGTCGGAAATGATGGCAACCGCCAATGCCAAGAGCATTGAGGAAATCAAGTCTTTTCTAAGCCGACAGAAAGAGGTTTATAAGATACCCTATGAAACCCACCCGGCAGACCGTCCCCGTCAGTGCGTGTTCGGCGGTACTTCCAACGCCCTTGACTTTCTCCCCCTTGACCGTTCCGGCAACCGCCGATTTATCCCGGTCATGGTGTACCCGGAGCAAGCCGAGGTTCACATTTTGGAGGACGAAGCCGCTTCCAGAGCCTATATCAGCCAGATGTGGGCGGAAGCAATGGAGATTTACCGAAGCGGCAGGTACAAGCTGTCATTCAGCCCAGCCATGCAGCGGTATCTCAAAGAACACCAGCGGGATTTTATGCCGGAGGACACCAAAGCCGGGATGATACAGGCTTACCTTGATAAGTACACCGGGGAAACGGTCTGTTCCAAGCAGCTCTACAAGGAAGCCTTAAATCACACCTTTGACGAGCCGAAGCAATGGGAAATCCGGGAAATCAACGAGATAATGAACCAGTGCATTACCGGGTGGAACTACTTTTCCAATCCAAGAATGTTTGCGGAATATGGCAGACAAAAGGGCTGGGAGCGTGAAATCCCGGCAACGGACACCGACAACCCGCCCGAAAAATCTATGGACGGTTTTGTGGAGGTCACGGAGCAGATGGAGCTTCCATTCTGA
- a CDS encoding recombinase family protein, whose protein sequence is MAMMNEMEYRTIGSALAGGYRAAVYCRLSKDDDLQGESASIANQRDMLEKYCEKQGWEVVAVYQDDGFTGLNMERPDLQRMLRSIERRQINLVITKDLSRLGRNYLQTGHLIEDFFPRNGVRYIAMNDGIDTLRDNNDIAPFKNILNEMYSKDISKKVHSSYLLKAQKGQFTGCLAPFGYRKDPEDKNHLLIDEETAPIVRLIFGYALNGHGPNYIRRRLEEEKIPCPTWWNRERGLRNTRTKWEKKDPENGRYMWDFSVIKDLLMNPVYTGAIASQKKDYRFKIGTIGEKKPEDWVVVEGQHEPLIDRMSFDIVQNKLKSRQRPGQTNEISLFAGLIKCGECGKSLTIRYTNAKHPQRIYSCKTYNAFGKNHCTQHRIDYDTLYSHVLRKIRECARAALMDGEAVADRLTNTCEAEQREQREAMERSLTRDEERIEVLDKMVMRLYEDMIAGRISEQNFNTMLEKTQTEQTELKTKVSEGRKRLSDEVQLANDAKQWVEAIQEYANITELDAATLNRLIKEIVVHERIDEDKTRHISIEIHFNLKPIPEVEQVTA, encoded by the coding sequence ATGGCTATGATGAACGAAATGGAATACAGAACAATCGGTTCGGCACTTGCCGGGGGCTATCGTGCAGCGGTCTATTGCAGACTGTCAAAGGACGATGACCTGCAAGGCGAAAGTGCCAGTATCGCAAACCAGCGTGATATGCTGGAAAAATACTGCGAAAAGCAGGGATGGGAGGTTGTGGCAGTCTATCAGGACGATGGCTTCACAGGTCTTAATATGGAGCGTCCTGATTTACAGAGAATGTTGAGATCCATTGAGCGCAGGCAAATCAACCTTGTTATCACGAAAGACCTCAGCCGACTGGGGCGTAACTATCTGCAAACCGGGCATTTGATTGAGGACTTTTTCCCAAGAAACGGGGTGCGCTATATCGCCATGAATGACGGTATCGACACCTTACGGGATAACAACGACATTGCCCCGTTCAAGAATATCCTGAACGAGATGTACAGCAAGGATATTTCCAAGAAAGTCCATTCCTCTTATCTTCTGAAAGCGCAGAAAGGACAGTTTACCGGGTGTCTTGCCCCGTTTGGGTATCGGAAAGACCCGGAGGACAAAAACCATCTGCTCATTGACGAGGAAACCGCCCCGATTGTGCGGCTGATTTTCGGATATGCCCTAAACGGTCATGGTCCGAACTATATCCGCAGACGGCTGGAGGAAGAAAAAATCCCCTGCCCCACATGGTGGAACCGGGAACGGGGGCTTCGCAATACCCGCACCAAATGGGAAAAGAAAGACCCGGAAAACGGGCGGTATATGTGGGACTTCTCCGTTATCAAAGACCTTTTGATGAATCCCGTCTACACCGGGGCGATTGCTTCCCAGAAAAAAGACTACCGCTTCAAAATCGGCACGATTGGGGAAAAGAAACCGGAGGACTGGGTTGTGGTTGAGGGACAGCACGAACCGCTGATTGACCGCATGAGCTTTGATATTGTGCAGAACAAGCTGAAATCCCGCCAGCGTCCGGGGCAGACCAATGAAATCAGCCTGTTTGCCGGACTGATAAAATGCGGCGAGTGTGGGAAGTCGCTGACGATACGCTACACAAACGCAAAACATCCCCAGCGGATTTACTCCTGCAAGACCTACAATGCCTTTGGAAAGAACCACTGCACCCAGCACCGGATTGATTATGACACCCTTTACAGTCATGTGCTGCGGAAAATCCGGGAATGTGCCAGAGCTGCCCTGATGGACGGAGAAGCGGTTGCCGACCGCCTGACCAATACCTGTGAAGCCGAGCAGCGGGAACAGCGGGAAGCAATGGAACGCTCCCTTACAAGGGACGAGGAACGGATTGAGGTTCTGGACAAAATGGTAATGCGGCTTTATGAGGATATGATTGCAGGGCGTATCAGTGAGCAGAACTTCAACACCATGCTGGAAAAGACGCAGACCGAGCAGACGGAGCTTAAAACAAAAGTGTCCGAGGGCAGAAAGCGGCTGTCCGATGAAGTCCAGCTTGCCAATGATGCAAAACAATGGGTGGAAGCCATTCAGGAATACGCCAACATCACAGAGCTGGATGCAGCCACCCTTAACCGCTTAATCAAAGAAATCGTCGTGCATGAGCGCATTGACGAAGATAAAACAAGACACATTTCTATCGAAATTCATTTTAATCTCAAACCCATCCCGGAGGTGGAACAGGTCACTGCCTGA
- a CDS encoding acyl-[acyl-carrier-protein] thioesterase, giving the protein MAETFAKEITVLEPECDVNKKMSVSNIMRHAQQMGSDHICKKGINYNRMYKDGMAFVVSKMLITIARRPTFGERLLLTTIPKQPKGVQFVRDTIFETLEGEKLVEVSISWVLVDPTTHRILRPNAFEIYGFDMFPNDGESIISYKIKKPEQSGILHMRQVKYSDIDYNRHVNNAIYADIVCDLVPQETMLYKEPESFGIIYHKEAVLNQIIELEVTPSWSGLSFYVGGLVAGNRCFEAEIRFR; this is encoded by the coding sequence ATGGCAGAAACATTTGCGAAGGAAATTACCGTGCTCGAACCGGAATGCGATGTCAACAAAAAGATGAGCGTCTCCAACATCATGCGGCATGCGCAGCAGATGGGAAGCGACCATATTTGTAAAAAAGGAATAAATTACAACAGAATGTATAAAGATGGCATGGCTTTTGTCGTTTCAAAGATGCTGATCACCATTGCCCGCCGCCCAACTTTTGGTGAGCGGCTGCTGCTGACCACCATCCCTAAACAACCCAAAGGCGTACAATTTGTGCGTGATACCATCTTTGAGACGCTTGAAGGGGAGAAGTTGGTCGAGGTGAGCATCTCTTGGGTGCTGGTTGACCCGACCACCCACAGAATCCTGCGGCCGAATGCCTTTGAAATTTACGGATTTGACATGTTCCCCAACGACGGGGAATCGATCATCTCCTACAAGATCAAAAAACCGGAACAGAGCGGCATTCTGCATATGCGGCAGGTGAAATACAGCGACATCGATTATAACCGTCATGTCAATAATGCCATCTATGCGGACATCGTCTGTGACCTGGTCCCGCAGGAAACCATGCTTTATAAAGAGCCGGAAAGCTTTGGGATCATCTATCACAAGGAGGCGGTTCTCAACCAGATCATTGAGCTGGAGGTCACCCCATCCTGGAGCGGACTCAGTTTTTATGTGGGTGGTTTGGTTGCTGGAAACCGCTGCTTTGAGGCTGAAATCCGATTCCGCTGA
- a CDS encoding ParA family protein — protein MGKIIAIANQKGGVGKTTTAVNLTAALGAKGHKVLLVDVDPQGNSTSGLGINKRDLQNSTYDLLVSAAGVEEVLVHTPFENVDILPSNIALAGAEIELVELQNRAMRLKNALLKIKADYDFILIDCPPSLGIITLNAFTASDTLLIPIQCEYYALEGLSQLMSTLRQVKRLYNPNIDIEGVLLTMYDARLNLTVQVVAELKKYFPQKIYRTVVPRNVRLSEAPSFGQPVMYYDRASKGCAAYDQLADEFLQKNKIRGK, from the coding sequence ATGGGAAAAATCATAGCGATTGCAAACCAGAAAGGCGGCGTCGGAAAAACGACCACGGCGGTCAACCTTACGGCGGCGCTCGGCGCCAAAGGCCACAAAGTCTTGCTGGTGGACGTTGACCCGCAGGGGAATTCAACCTCCGGACTTGGCATCAATAAGCGGGATTTGCAGAATTCCACCTACGACCTGCTGGTTTCCGCGGCTGGTGTGGAAGAGGTCCTGGTGCATACGCCGTTTGAAAATGTGGACATCCTCCCGTCGAACATTGCGCTCGCGGGCGCGGAGATCGAACTGGTCGAACTGCAAAACCGCGCGATGCGCCTTAAAAACGCGCTTTTAAAGATCAAAGCGGATTATGATTTCATCCTGATTGACTGCCCGCCGTCGCTGGGGATCATCACGCTCAATGCCTTTACCGCGAGCGACACGCTGCTCATCCCGATCCAATGCGAATATTACGCGCTGGAAGGGCTCTCCCAGTTGATGAGTACCCTGCGGCAGGTCAAACGCCTCTACAACCCCAATATTGATATTGAAGGCGTGCTGCTCACCATGTACGACGCCAGGCTTAATCTGACCGTACAGGTGGTGGCGGAGCTCAAAAAATACTTCCCGCAGAAGATATACCGCACGGTTGTGCCCCGCAATGTACGGCTTTCGGAGGCGCCGAGCTTCGGCCAGCCGGTCATGTATTACGACCGGGCGTCCAAGGGCTGCGCGGCATACGACCAGCTGGCGGATGAATTCCTGCAAAAGAACAAGATAAGGGGGAAATGA
- the mnmG gene encoding tRNA uridine-5-carboxymethylaminomethyl(34) synthesis enzyme MnmG gives MTYQAENYDVAVIGAGHAGIEAALAAARLGASTILFTISLDAIGNLPCNPSIGGTAKGHLVREIDALGGEMGKAADATFIQSRMLNRGKGPAVHSLRVQADRKSYHRYMKQILENQDLLDLKQAEIVEIRTENGRVSGVVTELGAIYGAKTVILATGTYLHGKIYVGEYTAESGPDGMHPARGLSDSLRLLGIPLRRFKTGTPARVDRRSIDFSKMEVQPGDEPITPFSFETDPAGLKNQSVCYMTYTNEKTHQVIRENLGRSPLYGGKIEGVGPRYCPSIEDKVVRFSDKPRHQLFIEPMGLDTNEMYLQGMSSSLPEEVQIKFYRTIEGFENLRVMRNAYAIEYDCVDPTCLTASLEFKSVKGLFGAGQFNGTSGYEEAAAQGLIAGVNAARQVQGKEPVVLDRASSYIGTLIDDLVIKGCNDPYRMMTSRSEYRLLLRQDNADARLTPLGYEIGLISETRYQRFLNKQRMIKTELARLEKTVVPPSEELNGLLVSRETAPLTTGSKLADLIRRPQLSYAELAPFDPQRPNLPAEVREQAEIVIKYEGYIKKQMAQIAQMRKLESRLLPPKLDYAAIGGLRLEAVEKLTKMRPANIGQASRISGVSPADISVLLIWLGQNRPGREGENP, from the coding sequence ATGACTTATCAAGCGGAAAATTATGATGTGGCGGTGATCGGCGCGGGGCATGCGGGGATCGAAGCGGCGCTCGCGGCGGCGCGGCTTGGCGCATCGACGATCCTTTTCACCATCTCGCTTGACGCGATTGGAAATCTGCCCTGCAACCCTTCGATCGGCGGGACAGCGAAGGGGCACCTTGTGCGGGAGATCGATGCGCTTGGCGGCGAGATGGGGAAGGCGGCGGATGCGACCTTTATCCAGAGCCGGATGCTGAACCGCGGAAAGGGACCCGCTGTTCACAGTCTGCGGGTGCAGGCCGACCGGAAAAGCTATCACCGCTATATGAAGCAGATCTTGGAGAATCAGGATCTCCTCGATCTCAAACAGGCTGAAATCGTGGAGATCCGGACAGAAAATGGCCGTGTCAGTGGTGTAGTGACAGAACTGGGCGCGATTTATGGTGCAAAAACGGTGATTCTTGCGACCGGCACCTACCTGCATGGAAAGATTTATGTCGGTGAATATACAGCGGAAAGCGGTCCGGATGGAATGCATCCGGCGCGCGGCCTGTCCGATTCGCTGCGGTTGCTTGGAATCCCGCTGCGCCGCTTTAAGACCGGGACACCTGCCCGCGTCGACCGCCGGTCGATCGATTTTTCCAAGATGGAAGTGCAGCCGGGCGATGAACCGATCACGCCCTTTTCCTTTGAAACCGATCCGGCCGGCCTCAAAAATCAGTCGGTCTGTTATATGACCTATACCAATGAAAAAACCCATCAGGTAATCCGCGAAAACCTCGGCCGGTCCCCGCTTTACGGCGGCAAGATCGAAGGGGTCGGCCCACGCTACTGCCCAAGCATCGAGGATAAAGTAGTGCGTTTTTCAGACAAGCCCCGGCATCAGCTTTTTATCGAACCCATGGGACTGGATACCAATGAAATGTATCTGCAGGGGATGTCCTCCTCGTTGCCGGAGGAGGTGCAGATCAAGTTCTACCGTACAATTGAGGGCTTTGAAAATCTGCGGGTCATGCGCAACGCCTATGCCATTGAATATGACTGCGTCGACCCGACCTGTCTCACGGCGTCACTCGAATTCAAATCAGTGAAGGGCCTTTTTGGGGCGGGGCAGTTCAATGGGACGAGCGGTTATGAGGAAGCTGCCGCGCAGGGACTCATAGCAGGGGTAAACGCGGCGCGTCAGGTACAGGGGAAAGAACCGGTTGTCCTTGACCGGGCGAGCTCCTACATTGGCACGCTGATCGATGATCTGGTGATCAAGGGCTGCAATGATCCCTATCGGATGATGACCTCCCGGTCAGAATACCGGCTGCTGCTGCGGCAGGACAATGCCGACGCGCGTCTCACCCCGCTTGGCTATGAAATCGGGCTTATCAGTGAGACTCGTTACCAGCGGTTTTTGAATAAACAGCGGATGATTAAAACCGAGCTTGCACGCCTTGAAAAAACGGTCGTTCCACCGTCGGAGGAGCTCAATGGACTGCTTGTTTCACGTGAAACAGCACCGCTTACGACCGGGTCAAAGCTGGCCGATCTGATCCGGCGGCCGCAGCTTAGCTATGCAGAGCTCGCGCCATTCGACCCGCAGAGGCCAAATCTGCCGGCAGAAGTGCGCGAACAGGCCGAAATCGTAATCAAATACGAGGGATATATCAAAAAGCAGATGGCGCAGATTGCTCAGATGCGAAAGCTCGAAAGCCGGCTGCTGCCGCCGAAGCTCGATTATGCCGCAATCGGCGGCCTTCGGCTGGAAGCGGTCGAGAAACTGACAAAGATGCGACCGGCGAATATCGGGCAGGCATCGCGGATCAGCGGTGTGAGCCCGGCCGACATTTCAGTGCTGCTCATCTGGCTGGGACAAAACCGGCCGGGCAGGGAAGGGGAGAATCCATGA
- a CDS encoding site-specific integrase, which translates to MPTIPQKERPCYSLEEAQQFLEYLEKEPIQWRVFFTLAIYGGFRRGELLGLEWKDIDFDTGVVTIQRTSLYTKEKGVFTDTPKTKGSMRSLKLPDDVIALLRQYKAVQAAEQLRLGSQWVNSDRLFTGWNGKPMNPNSPQGWLHEFLNRVGMRQINIHSFRHLNATLLINGGTDIRTVSAALGHSQTSTTLNIYAHTFAAAQAAATDAVSSALKLKKEKA; encoded by the coding sequence TTGCCAACGATCCCACAGAAAGAACGGCCCTGCTACTCGTTGGAGGAGGCACAGCAGTTCTTAGAGTACCTGGAGAAAGAGCCGATCCAGTGGCGGGTGTTCTTTACCCTTGCTATCTACGGCGGGTTTCGTCGCGGGGAACTTCTCGGCCTGGAATGGAAAGACATTGATTTCGACACGGGCGTTGTCACGATCCAGCGAACCAGTCTTTACACAAAAGAAAAAGGCGTGTTCACCGACACGCCCAAAACAAAAGGTTCTATGCGCAGTTTGAAACTGCCTGATGATGTCATTGCCCTGCTCCGTCAGTACAAGGCCGTACAAGCAGCCGAACAACTCCGGCTAGGCTCTCAATGGGTCAACAGTGACCGGCTTTTTACTGGGTGGAACGGAAAACCCATGAACCCCAATAGCCCGCAAGGGTGGCTGCATGAATTCCTTAACCGCGTGGGAATGCGCCAGATTAACATTCATAGTTTTCGACATCTGAATGCCACATTGTTGATAAATGGCGGCACGGATATCCGCACAGTCTCGGCGGCGCTCGGCCACTCACAAACCTCCACCACTTTGAACATCTACGCCCACACTTTTGCAGCGGCACAGGCGGCGGCAACGGATGCGGTTTCGAGCGCCCTAAAACTCAAAAAAGAGAAGGCATAA